A genomic stretch from Candidatus Sulfotelmatobacter sp. includes:
- the flaF gene encoding flagellar biosynthesis regulator FlaF, whose product MSMFSNARRSYDIGAKVTESSRDLEANALFKAARMLDDVRQDWNAPDRPEKLDAALTYTQKLWTFFQTELTNKANPLPPELRSWLLSLSVFLDRRVLELRTEPDAKGLDALIKINREIALGLSARPGDAAPEAEAA is encoded by the coding sequence ATGTCCATGTTCTCGAATGCTCGTCGCTCTTACGACATCGGCGCCAAGGTCACGGAATCCTCGCGTGACCTGGAGGCGAACGCGCTGTTCAAGGCGGCGCGGATGCTCGACGACGTGCGCCAGGACTGGAACGCCCCGGACCGTCCCGAGAAACTGGACGCGGCGCTGACCTACACGCAGAAGCTCTGGACCTTCTTCCAGACCGAGCTGACCAACAAGGCCAACCCCCTTCCCCCAGAGCTCCGCTCCTGGCTGCTGTCGCTCAGCGTGTTCCTCGACCGCCGCGTGCTGGAGCTGCGCACCGAGCCCGACGCGAAGGGCCTGGACGCGCTGATCAAGATCAATCGCGAGATCGCCCTGGGGCTGTCCGCCCGGCCCGGCGACGCGGCCCCCGAGGCCGAAGCGGCCTGA
- a CDS encoding response regulator — MKCLVVDPSPTVRRALVHAAQAIEAAPILVADQPREALQGLEEQLELVMVGWSADDDLGLELVRAVRADARHTGARIVVISPRRTREEVERALQAGADDFVLRPFELEALVKRLRRLAPPAEDEKKEAA, encoded by the coding sequence GTGAAGTGCCTGGTGGTCGACCCCTCGCCCACCGTCCGCCGCGCCCTCGTTCATGCCGCGCAGGCGATCGAAGCGGCGCCGATCCTGGTCGCCGATCAGCCTCGCGAAGCGCTGCAGGGACTCGAAGAGCAGCTCGAGCTGGTGATGGTGGGCTGGTCGGCCGACGATGATCTCGGCCTCGAGCTGGTGCGCGCCGTGCGCGCCGACGCGCGCCACACCGGCGCCCGCATCGTGGTGATCTCCCCGCGCCGCACGCGCGAAGAGGTGGAACGGGCGTTGCAGGCCGGGGCGGATGACTTCGTGCTGCGCCCCTTCGAGCTCGAGGCGCTGGTCAAGCGCCTGCGGCGGCTCGCGCCTCCCGCCGAGGACGAGAAGAAGGAAGCGGCTTAG